The Pseudoalteromonas sp. N1230-9 genome segment CGTAGCATTTAAGGTGGCGCCTGAGGGAGATAAGCCCGTTGATATGCGCTTATCGCTAAAACTACGTGACAAAGAAATTAGCGAGGTATGGAGCTATGTCTGGTATCCAAATGACGTCCAATAGTAAAAAACTAACTGCAACTGCAATGCCGTTTAAAAAGACACGTGCTTGGCTTTTTACGTGCCTAGCACTGGCCATAACAGCGTATGGCGTGTGGATCATGTTCGATATTTTAAATTCAAACGGCATGACATTACTTGAGTACGCATTATTAGCATTATTCTCTGTAACCTTTGCATGGATTGTTACTGCCTTTTGTAGCGGTTGTATGGGCTTTATTTTACAGCTTCTACGCATTGACCCATTAACATTGAAACGTCAAAAACCAATCGACGTAAATGCTGATGCTATTGCCCAAACGAAAACAGCCATTGTTATGCCTGTTTATAATGAGGATACAGAGCGTGTTATTGCAGGCTTTGAAGTGAGCCTTCGCTCGCTTGAAAAAACAGGTCAAATGCCACATTTCGATTTTTATTTACTCAGCGATACACAAGATCCAGACATTGCCCGCAATGAACTAAAAGCATGGAATGCATTTACAACGCGCTTGGGTGATTTAGCGAAACACACATTTTATCGTCGCCGTGAAGATAACAAGCATCGTAAAGTAGGTAACTTAACTGACTTTTGTGAGCGTTGGGGTAGCCAATACGAACATATGATAGTACTTGATGCTGACAGCATCATGACGGGTCAATGTATGCTTGAGCTAACATCAAGCATGATCAATAACCCTAACACAGGCCTTATCCAAACGATTCCGATTCCGGTTCGCCAAGATACTTTTTTCGGTCGCTTTTTACAGTTTGCATCAATCTTATATAGCCCAATGCTCGCGACGGGGTCTGCTTTTTGGCAAACAAATCAAGCTAATTACTGGGGACACAATGCGATTATTCGCGTAGAAGCCTTTACACAATGCTGTGGTCTTCCAGTGTTAAAAGGTAATGCGCCTTTTGGCGGTGAGATTTTAAGCCATGACTTTGTGGAGGCGTCACTGTTACACCGCAGTGGCTGGGATGTGCTATTACTAAGCGACGTTGAAGGTAGTTACGAAGAAGTACCCAGTAATATTTTAGACTACGCAATTCGTGATAGACGCTGGGTACAAGGTAATATTCAACACTTAGGCCTGCTCCCTAAGTCGGGCTTGAAGCTGATGAGTAAAATGCACTTTTTATTTGGTGCTACGGCCTATATTTCATCATTAATTTGGCTATCAATGTTGGCATTAAGCACCTTAGATGCGGTAACACGTGCTGTAAACAGTGATGTGTATTTCAACCATGCGTACCAGCTTTTCCCAACATGGCAAATAGCAAAAACTGAATTAATTGACTCGTTATTATTCATCACAATTGGTTTGCTGTTACTGCCAAAGCTACTTGGTATCATTGTCACACTCGTACACCGCAATAAAGCATTTGGTGGCACGATGAAACTCATTGCTGGCGCACTCATTGAAACTGTATTTGCTATTATCATCGCGCCACTTATGATGGTGTTTCATAGTTACTTTGTAGTGTGTGTATTTCTTGGCAAAAAAGTAAGCTGGGATGCACAACCACGTGAGGGACGTATGGTTCCGTGGAAAGAAGCAATTGGCTATACATTATTCTCTACGATTACTGCGTTTATTTGGGGTGGTGTTGCGTATTACTACACACCGACTTTCTTTTGGTGGTTATCGCCTATTTTAGTCGGTCTAATTTTAGCTGCACCAATTGTTCGATACTCAAGCAGTATAGGTCTTGGTGTTAAAATGCGCAAAATGGGGATTTTCCTTTGCCCTAGCGAGGTAATTGATGATGATACTCTCGCAGCACTGCGTGTTCATCAGCAAGAGATTGCCTTACCTGAGGACTCACAGGCAAGTTTTGATGTGCCAGCTTTACCTGACGAGTCACCAACGGTCATGCCTATTCAAAGCTTTAAGGCACCTTCAGGTAAAAAGCGTAAGCAAGTTCGCCGCGCACAACAGCGGCTCAAAGCAAAGCTACTCGCTAAGCTCTAAACTGAAGACGAAAAAAAACCGCTCACTGAGCGGTTTTTTACTATGTCTGTTGGTTGTTACAGAAGGCCTAGCTTTTTAAGTTCAGCCATTGCCATTTTGCCTGAAAGTGGCACATAACCATCTTTCTCAACA includes the following:
- the mdoH gene encoding glucans biosynthesis glucosyltransferase MdoH is translated as MSGIQMTSNSKKLTATAMPFKKTRAWLFTCLALAITAYGVWIMFDILNSNGMTLLEYALLALFSVTFAWIVTAFCSGCMGFILQLLRIDPLTLKRQKPIDVNADAIAQTKTAIVMPVYNEDTERVIAGFEVSLRSLEKTGQMPHFDFYLLSDTQDPDIARNELKAWNAFTTRLGDLAKHTFYRRREDNKHRKVGNLTDFCERWGSQYEHMIVLDADSIMTGQCMLELTSSMINNPNTGLIQTIPIPVRQDTFFGRFLQFASILYSPMLATGSAFWQTNQANYWGHNAIIRVEAFTQCCGLPVLKGNAPFGGEILSHDFVEASLLHRSGWDVLLLSDVEGSYEEVPSNILDYAIRDRRWVQGNIQHLGLLPKSGLKLMSKMHFLFGATAYISSLIWLSMLALSTLDAVTRAVNSDVYFNHAYQLFPTWQIAKTELIDSLLFITIGLLLLPKLLGIIVTLVHRNKAFGGTMKLIAGALIETVFAIIIAPLMMVFHSYFVVCVFLGKKVSWDAQPREGRMVPWKEAIGYTLFSTITAFIWGGVAYYYTPTFFWWLSPILVGLILAAPIVRYSSSIGLGVKMRKMGIFLCPSEVIDDDTLAALRVHQQEIALPEDSQASFDVPALPDESPTVMPIQSFKAPSGKKRKQVRRAQQRLKAKLLAKL